One genomic segment of Salarias fasciatus chromosome 8, fSalaFa1.1, whole genome shotgun sequence includes these proteins:
- the LOC115393345 gene encoding uncharacterized protein LOC115393345, which produces MMLGGKHLVLLAAITVLVKCQKPEVSMSPPLKQVFTGDLFYLQCHASGSHNSVKWYMNDEEQAWTKKSWKIPAAKPQNSGSYRCEVNGQRSDGLQVHVQELLPTASLSIKTGQPVAQRHSSVILQLEHEDGLRGWSCRVYRGDKVNIITLNLEGENDASLTFQPRSLLELETTFWCTDESEESRSNQITVRTSVKKVSLEIYHLPAVVGQDVTLRCLVWGTKQIIRTVFYRGDEVIAEGNSNTIEILNITDSKEGRYKCHATFTYKAGTGEPYRETSDAQDLLTVSARAADLSPDMSCSCPLCPSGMSYRYYRKNGQSWERLGPGQTPEESGTYRCQAVWRGSRTFLSRPVYLLAQPSTVLIPVVVVLLLIGIVIGCVAFIMWYRRRSAMGSIYEDVALRSPCETMRGVRGKEDEYETLHPNQPAPGSKGGEYEALKAEGMKEGVYHTLSMEGASGGGGQGEASRERDAQEDLKAENVADGGYEALKREGMKEGVYHTLGMEGASGVGGQGKASRERDAQEDLKAENVADGGYEALKKEGMKEGIYHSLSTEGASGEEGDVKR; this is translated from the exons CGATCACAGTCCTGGTCAAATGTCAGAAGCCAGAAG TGTCGATGTCACCCCCGTTAAAGCAGGTCTTCACCGGGGACCTGTTTTATCTGCAGTGTCATGCCAGCGGCAGCCACAACTCAGTGAAGTGGTATATGAACGATGAAGAACAAGCATGGACAAAGAAATCCTGGAAGATTCCGGCTGCCAAACCCCAGAACTCGGGCTCCTATCGATGTGAGGTCAACGGGCAGAGGAGTGACGGTCTGCAAGTCCATGTTCAGG AGTTGCTCCCCACGGCGTCGCTCAGCATCAAGACGGGTCAGCCTGTGGCGCAGAGGCACAGCAGCGTCATCCTGCAGCTCGAACACGAGGACGGCCTGCGGGGCTGGAGCTGCCGCGTCTACAGGGGGGACAAGGTGAACATCATCACCCTGAACCTGGAGGGGGAAAACGATGCCAGTCTGACGTTTCAACCCAGAAGTCTGCTCGAACTCGAGACCACGTTCTGGTGTACAGACGAGAGCGAAGAGAGCAGAAGCAACCAGATCACCGTGAGGACCTCAG TAAAGAAGGTGTCTCTGGAAATCTATCATCTGCCTGCTGTCGTCGGACAAGACGTGACTCTGCGGTGTCTCGTCTGGGGCACCAAGCAGATCATCCGCACCGTCTTCTACCGAGGGGACGAAGTGATCGCAGAAGGCAACAGCAACACCATTGAAATCTTGAACATTACAGATTCTAAAGAGGGAAGATACAAGTGTCACGCAACGTTCACATATAAGGCTGGCACTGGTGAGCCTTACCGCGAAACCTCTGATGCTCAAGATCTGCTGACTG TCAGTGCCAGAGCCGCGGACCTCTCTCCAGACATGTCCTGCTCTTGTCCGCTGTGTCCCAGCGGCATGTCCTATCGGTACTACAGGAAGAACGGCCAGTCGTGGGAACGTCTGGGCCCTGGTCAGACGCCGGAGGAGAGCGGGACGTACCGCTGTCAAGCTGTGTGGAGGGGCAGCAGAACGTTCCTCAGCAGACCTGTCT ACCTATTGGCTCAGCCCTCGACAGTTTTAATTCCAGTCGtagtggtgctgctgctgattggGATTGTGATTGGCTGTGTGGCGTTCATCATGTGGTACAGAAGGAGAAGTGCGATGG GGTCAATCTATGAGGACGTGGCGCTGAGGTCGCCGTGTGAGACCATGCGGGGAGTCCGCGGCAAGGAAGACGAGTACGAAACCCTTCACCCAAACCAGCCGGCCCCGGGGAGCAAAGGCGGCGAATATGAGGCACTGAAGGCAGAGGGGATGAAGGAGGGTGTTTACCACACTCTGAGTATGGAGGGGGCATCGGGAGGGGGGGGCCAGGGTGAAGCATCAAGGGAAAGAGACGCACAGGAAGATCTGAAGGCTGAGAACGTAGCAGATGGTGGGTATGAAGCGCTGAAGAGAGAGGGAATGAAGGAGGGTGTTTACCACACTCTGGGTATGGAGGGGGCATCGGGAGTGGGGGGGCAGGGTAAAGCATCAAGGGAAAGAGACGCACAGGAAGATCTGAAGGCTGAGAACGTAGCAGATGGTGGGTATGAAGCGCTGAAGAAAGAGGGAATGAAGGAGGGGATCTACCACAGTCTCAGTACGGAGGGGGCATCGGGAGAGGAGGGCGACGTGAAGCGCTAG
- the LOC115393352 gene encoding uncharacterized protein LOC115393352 — protein sequence MMLGGKHLVLLAAITVLVKCQKPEVSMSPPLKQVFTGDLFYLQCDGSSSHNSVKWYMNDEEQTWTKKFWKIPAAKPQNSGSYRCEVNGQRSDGLQVHVQELLPTASLSIKTGQPVAQRHSSVILQLEHEDGLRGWSCRVYRGDKVNIIPLKLEGENDVSLTFQPRGLLELETTFWCTDQSEESRSNQITVRTSEKKVSLEIYHLPAVVGQDVTLRCLVWGTKQISRTLFYRGDEVIAEGNSNTIEILNITDSKEGSYKCQATFTYKAGTGEPYRETSDAQDLLTVSARAADLSPDMSCSCPLCPSGMSYRYYRRNGQLWERLGPGQTPEESGTYRCQAVGRGSRTFLSRPVYLLAQSSTVLIPVVVVLLLIGTVIGCVAFIVWYRRRSAMGSINEDVVLRSPCETM from the exons ATGATGTTGGGAGGAAaacatctggttcttctggCCG CGATCACAGTCCTGGTCAAATGTCAGAAGCCAGAAG TGTCGATGTCACCCCCGTTAAAGCAGGTCTTCACCGGGGACCTGTTTTATCTGCAGTgtgacggcagcagcagccacaacTCAGTGAAGTGGTATATGAACGATGAAGAACAAACATGGACAAAGAAATTCTGGAAGATTCCAGCTGCCAAACCCCAGAACTCGGGCTCCTATCGATGTGAGGTCAACGGGCAGAGGAGTGACGGTCTGCAAGTCCATGTTCAGG AGTTGCTCCCCACGGCGTCGCTCAGCATCAAGACGGGTCAGCCTGTGGCGCAGAGGCACAGCAGCGTCATCCTGCAGCTCGAACACGAGGACGGCCTGCGGGGCTGGAGCTGCCGTGTCTACAGGGGGGACAAGGTGAACATCATCCCCCTGAAGCTGGAGGGGGAAAACGACGTCAGTCTGACGTTTCAACCCAGAGGTCTGCTCGAACTCGAGACCACGTTCTGGTGTACAGACCAGAGCGAAGAGAGCAGAAGCAACCAGATCACCGTGAGGACCTCAG AAAAGAAGGTGTCTCTGGAAATCTATCATCTGCCTGCCGTCGTCGGACAAGACGTGACTCTGCGGTGTCTCGTCTGGGGCACCAAGCAGATCAGCCGCACCCTTTTCTACCGAGGGGACGAAGTGATCGCAGAAGGCAACAGCAACACCATTGAAATCTTGAACATTACAGATTCTAAAGAGGGAAGCTACAAGTGTCAGGCAACGTTCACATATAAGGCTGGCACTGGTGAGCCTTACCGCGAAACCTCGGATGCTCAAGATCTGCTGACTG TCAGTGCCAGAGCCGCGGACCTCTCTCCAGACATGTCCTGCTCTTGTCCGCTGTGTCCCAGCGGCATGTCCTATCGGTACTACAGGAGGAACGGCCAGTTGTGGGAACGTCTGGGCCCTGGTCAGACGCCGGAGGAGAGCGGGACGTACCGCTGTCAAGCTGTGGGGAGGGGCAGCAGAACGTTCCTCAGCAGACCTGTCT ACCTATTGGCTCAGTCCTCGACGGTTTTAATTCCAGTCGTTGTcgtgctgctgctgattgggactgtgattggctgtgtggCGTTCATCGTGTggtacagaagaagaagtgcgATGG GGTCAATCAATGAGGATGTGGTGCTGAGGTCGCCGTGTGAGACCATGTGA